The sequence TGCAAAAGACCCTACTTCTGAAGGAGTAAAAATACCAAAACGAAGTCCAAAGAGAAGCAAGAAAGGGAAGAGAATTGCCCAGATGCTCCGGGAGGTAGCTTTGGTAATTTCTCTAAAAGAAGCCCGGTGTTCTCTTTCGGGGAGATACCCTCTTTTTTTAGCGGCATAAGATATGGTGATCATAAAGAGGAACATCAGAAGAAGTCCAGGTAATATTCCTCCGGCAAAGAGCCTCCCGATTGAAACCTGACCTACTGTACCATAGAGGATAAGTCCAATTCCTGGAGGAATTGTTGGCACAATCAGGGAAGTCCATACATTGACGGCTACTGCGAAACCCCTTGAGTATCCTCTCTTAACCATTTCAGGACCAAGCATCCGGCATTCCATGGCAGCATCGGCAATACACGATCCGGATACTCCTCCCATGAGAGTCGATAAAACTGCAGAAATCTGGGCCAGTCCTCCCCTTAGGTGACCGGTAAGGACTGATGCCAAATCCATTAGTCTTTGAGTAATACCTGCTTTATTTAGAAGATTCCCTGCGAAAATAAACATAGGAACAGCAAGGAGGGCAAAGTTTTGAGTTTGTGAAATTGTCACTTGGATGGGGATGGTGATGGGGAGTTCTAAGTGTTGAAGAAAAAAGAGAAATCCTGAAATACCTATGGCAAAGGCAACAGGCATTCCAAGGAATAAAAAGACGATGAAAACAATTGCAACCAGTAGCATCCTTTATTCCCTCCTTGGATATTATTGAGTGTTTATAAGTGCTTTTTTTATTTTGACAAGAGTCGTAGCGAGCAGAAGAGCTGAACCGATTGGTATGCTCAAAGTAACCCAGGTGTAACTGAAACCCCACATACCGACAAAAGTTCGAAAGCGAGTAGTATAGGAGAGCTGAACTCCCCAAATGATTAGGTAAACCAGGAAAGTAGATATAATAAAATAATTAATGATTTTAAAAATTCTTTGTGATTTCTCAGAAAATAGTTTTATAAAGATTTCCACCGACATAAGCTTATTTTTTCTCCAGGCTACGTCAGCACTCAAAAAACAAGCCCAAGCGAAAAAGAAGGTACTTAAATCAACCGCCCAGTTAATTGGATGCTTTATTAATCTGGCGATAGCTGAGGAAAATATTAAAATCACCATCATGAACAAGGACACTTTGGCTATCCATTCCTCCGCCTTCATCAAATATTCGCCCATTCTTTTCATTATGCTAAACCACCTTATAAAAGACGTTCTGCGATTTTAAAGAAAAGTCCAGCTCTAAGGAGAAAGAGCTGGACTTTGATTATTTTACTTATTCTACTGTCTTGCCCATTTCTTCAAAGAGGGTTTTCTTAGCATCCATTAAATCTAACGCTTCATAAGCCTTGTCACCGGCTTTTATAAAGGCTTTCACATCAATATCAGTGACAATTTCCATCCCCTTTTCAATGCAGGTTTGTTTGTGTTCTTCTTCCAGTTGTTCCATAATTTTTCGGGAGGTTTCCAGACCGGCTTTATCGCATTCTTCCACAACTATTTGTTGGTATTCAGGAGGGAGGCTATTAAACCATTTTGCACTGGTGACTTCGAAATTGATGAGAAGAATATGTCCGGTTTCACTGGAATATTTTAAGACTTCGTAAAGGTTTCCACCAACAATGTTGGCATAGACCAGTTCGCAGCCATCGATTGCCTTCGATTGAAGAGCAGAATACATTTCTCCAAAGGAAAGAGCGACCGGAGTGGCTCCCAGAGCTCGAACTGATTCTTGCCAAATTGGAGCACCCGGAGTTCGGATTCTTAAACCTTTAAGGTCATCAGGAGATTTAATTGGCTTGTTGGTCATGAAATGCCTGAAACCTTGTACCCACATAAATGACAAAACTTTAAGACCGAATTCATTTTCCAGTTTTTCCAACCAGGCTTTTATAGTCGGAGAATCTTTTAGTTTTTCAACCTCTTCAAGAGAATTGGCAAAATAGGGGGCATTCATAACTGAGATTTCCCGTACATAGTTTCCCAAACGGGCAGAATCAGTATTCTGACCAATGTTGGCCCCAGCTCGAATTTGTTCAATGATATCTTCTTCCACTCCTAGTTGGGCACTGTGGAATACTTCAATTTTAACTTCCCCATTGGTTCTTTCTTCCACTCTTTTTGCCCATTCTAAAAATCCTTCATGGTAGGGTTCATTAGGAGCTAATACGTGGTTGAATTTCAGAGTATATTTTGGGGCGGCTTGTAAGGGGGCTGAAATTACAAAAAGAACCAGCACAAACACACAAAAGATGAAAAATTTCTTTCCGCTCCACACAACAACATTCCTCCTTTTTAATGATTAACAAATCGTTTTTTAAATAACGCAAAAATTTTTAGTCATTTTTCTTTTTCTAACGGTGTGTTTATCGCCTCCTTGTATAAAATATATTATATATTATATAGTAAACTCAATATACTAAACCAAAAGAAAATTGTCAATAGATTTAAAAAACTGATGAAATGTGAGAAAAAATTCTAACAAATTGGTAGCACTTAATGGAAAGAAAAGACTGAGGGGGAGCATGGTTCTATTTATTCCCCCATTGAGGGGAGGATTCAGGGGGGTGTGCCTTTCATCTGTCATCCTAAGCGGTGCTTTTTCGCGTGAGGATCTCATCTGACGCTGAGCCGTCATCCTGAGGCTTCGTTTTTCGAGGGCGTGAGGATCTCATCTTTTTATTTTTTTTTCTCTATAAATATTTTAAAAGATGAGATTCTCACGTCGCACAATACGCTCCTCAGAATGACGGAGTGGGTGGGTTACTGTTCTTTAATACTTCAAGATAGACCTGGGCAGTTTCTTGGTCAAAACAAACAAAACGAACCAAAAGCGGGTGTTCCTTGAGGAACTTTTTAACTTCTTTTACAGCAATTTCAGCTGCTCGCTTTTTGGGAAAACCATAGACACCAGTTGAAATAGCTGGAAAAGAAATACTTTGAATACCATAATTTTGGGCAATTTGGAGACTATTTTTATAGCACGAAGCGAGGAGTTCGTCTTCCTGAACATTTCCTCCTTTCCAAACCGGTCCGACAGTGTGAATAACATACTTTGCTTTCAGTTGATATCCTTTGGTGATTTTCGCTTTTCCAGTTGGGCATCCCCCTAAGGTTCGACATTCTTCCTTAAGCTTAGGTCCGGCTTTCCGGTGAATAGCTCCGTCCACTCCACCTCCTCCCAAGAGGGTAGAATTAGCAGCATTGACAATCGCATCGGTTGTTTCCTCGGTAATATCACCAATAACCACCTGAATATTTCCTTGAGAATAAACAACTTCCATAACCTTTAATCACCTCATTTTTCCGATTTGCATAAAAAGACTCCATAATTGAAAGAGAAAAAAAATGAAAAATCAATTTTGGACTTTCATTTTTTAGTAGTTTATCAGAATTTATACCCATTATCACGTATCAAGGGTGAAGAAAATTCCCTTGATAGGGAACAAGAATACTTTATAATGTAAATAATTTATTGACTACTCTTTCAACTAAAGAGAGAAAATAATAAAGACGGATTTTAGTTCCTTCTCCCATGGTGAGAGTGGAAAGAAAATTAAGAGTTTATTCTAAAAGCAGTAAGGAAGTTTAAGAAAGGTTGCGTTATGAGTGACTGAAGAAAAGAAAAATAAACGCTTTTTAACCCGGGGATACCGTCGTGACGGCACCTGGTTGAAAGACGCTAATCCGATGCATCGTTTGGAACCATTCATTTTTAAAACCCGAAATGGATCATGCATCTACTTTCGAGAAAAGTTAGACATTACTCATACTTTGGAATACCTCCAAGAAAGAAATTTAAATCGGTCACCAGAAAAAAAGTTTACTCTCTTCCATATTCTCATGACGGCTATGGTTCGTACCGCTATCCTAAAACCCGGGATCAACCGTTTTATAGCTGGGAAGCGAATCTATCAGCGAAATAATATGCAGATTTCCTACCTGGTTAAACAGGAGAAAACCGAAGCGGCCAGAATGTTAGCAGTTAAAGAAACCTTTTGTTCCTCAGACACCCTTGACCAGGTTGCTGAAAAAGTATTGCTATCCATAGAACGAGCTCGTCATGAAAATGCTGCCGATAGTGAAAGTTTGGTTAAAACCTTTTCGAAGCTGCCCGGTTGGATGATATCGTTTGTGGTGGCTTTTCTCCGCTGGTTGGATAATTTTGGTCTGGTGCCGGAGTCGATAACCAGTTCGGATCCTTTTTATGCCAGTGCTTTTGTTGCAAACATAGGTAGTTTAGGAGTGAATGCACCCTATCACCACCTCTATGAATGGGGAACAGTTTCACTTTTTGTAGCTATGGGAAAGTATGCCGAAGAATTGAGTTTAGACCAAGATGGTAAACTGGTTAAAAAAACCTTGGTTGAAATCACCTTTACTGTAGATGAACGAATTGCCGATGGATTTTATTTAGCTCGTGCTTTACAAACCTTCAAGCAGCTCATGGAACATCCAGAAGAATTAGAGAAACCCGTAGAGGAAGGAATGCATAATGATACCTAATTCTGACCAGTCCATGGCCGAACGTTTGTTCACGACCGCAGAAATGTATCCTGATATGCCGGCTTTGGACTATTATGGGAAGCAGATAACCTATCAACACTTACAAGAAAAAATTCAACGATTAGCTATGATATGGAAGAACTTAGGGATTGAACCCGGTCATCGAGTGATTGTATGTTTGCCTAATATCCCTGAAGTGGTTATGACAATTTACTCGCTCAACATGATTGGAGCGGTAGTCTGTATTGTCCATCCCTTATCCACTGCTCCTGAAATGTCTTTTTATGTTCAAGACACCCAAAGTCAGTGGTTGATCACTTTGGATATCCTGTATGGTAACTTTCGCAAAGCTGTCGAAGAGAGTGATATCAAAAAGACCATATTAACTACGGTTTCGGGAGAACTCCCTCCAATTCCTCGATATCTTTATTATTTGAAACAAGGACGTAAAAGTCCCAATTATCATGGAGATCGTTTAATTGATTGGAAGACCCTGATCCGAAACTGGCTCTCACCTCTAAAAGTATTCCATCATTTTTCTACTGACCAACCAGCTGTTATTCTTTTTAGTGGAGGAACCACTGGTTCGCCAAAAGGAGTCCTTCTTTCCAATCAGAACATGAATGCCCTGGCTGACCAGGTGTTGACTCAAGTGAATCCTCAACCAGGTAAAGATTCAACACTCTGTATCCTTCCTCTATTTCACGGATTTGGATTGGGGATTTGTCTTCATTCGGTTTTGTTAGGAGGCGGTCGTTGTATTCTAATTCCTCGTTTTAGCAAAAAGGAATTTATTGATGCCATCGCCAAGTGTAAACCAACCTATATCGCTGGCGTACCCACCCACTATGAGGCATTGATTAACAGCGAAAAGCTGCAAAAAGCTCAATTTTCTTACCTAAAAGGAGCTTTTTGTGGAGGAGATAGCGTTCCTCTTTCTCTCATCAAACGGTTCAATGACTTTATGCAAAGTCATGGAGGGATAGTTAGTTTACGAGAGGGGTATGGCTTAACCGAATGTGTAACAGCTTGTTCGATCATGCCGGAGGATATTTATAAAGAAAGAAGCGTTGGTTTACCCTTGCCTGGAAATCGTTTTAAGATTGTTCGCCCTCAAGGCATAGAAGAAGTACCAGTGGGAGAAGTGGGAGAAATCTGCATCAATGGACCTACCGTGATGTTGGGATATAATAATCGGCCTGAGGAGACGGATCGTGTTCTGCAAAAGCACAAAGACGGTCTGATCTGGCTTTCGACCGGAGATTTAGGAACTTTAGATCAGGACGGTTTTTTGTACTTTACTGGAAGGATGAAAAGAATCATTAAGTGCTCGGGCTATGCAGTCTATCCCTCTCAGGTAGAAAGTGTTATTAATAGTCATCCATTGGTTGTCGAATCATGTGTTATCGGTATTCCTGATGAATACACCATGAGTCGAGTCAAGGCTTATGTGGTTATCAGGGGCAATGTTCATTCTCGGGAAAAATTAGCTGAGGAAATAAAACAAAGCGTTGCTGAGCAGCTTATTAAGTGGTCAGTTCCAACTGAGATTACTTTTTTGGATAGTCTCCCCGTTACCCGCATGGGAAAAGCGGACTATCGAGCATTGGAAGCCATGGAGCGGGGAGAAGCAATTATTTGATTTTCTTTTAAAAGGATTTATTTTTTCACCCCATTGATAAATCTATTAGATAGTGGGCATAGGTCAGGATGAGGATATAATTACATTTTTTCCTATCCGACGAGGATTCATAAAAAATGAAATGTGTTGAAAAGTATGATTTCTGCATGGATACGGTTGTTTATCAAAAAGTATATGGAAAAAATGCCGAAGAGGCTATTGATGAAGCAACGAGGAAAATCCGATATTTGGAAGGGAAACTCAGTTTTTTCCAAGAAGAAAGTGATATTTTTCAAATTAATATTCATGCAGGCAAAAACTGGGTGAAAGTAAGTCAAGATACCATTGATGTTTTGCAAAAAGCTGTTGAAGTATCGAAATCAAGCAATGGTGCTTTTGATGTAACGGTCGGAGTTTTGACTGATTATTGGCGCCAATTAAAAAAAAATCAAAAAAAACCGGATAAAAACCAAATTCAAGACTTGATTAGTTTGATTAACTACCGGAATATTTTAATTAATTCAGAAGAAAGATTAGTTAAGCTTATACGGTTCAATCAAAAAATTGATCTGGGAGGAATAGGAAAAGGGTATGCTGGGGAGAAGGTTATCGATGTTTATAGAGATTATTCAATCCAGTCAGGATTTATTAATTTAGGAGGAAATGTTGTAACCATTGGAAAAACCCATTGGAAGAGAAGTTGGATTATTGGTATTCGTAACCCCTTTTCGGCGGATGGGGGGATATTCGGGAATTTAAAGGTAGAAGAACAAGCAGTTGTAACCTCAGGGGGATATGAAAGATATTATGAAATTGATGGTTTAAAGTATCACCATATTCTTGATCCTCGAACTGGTTTCCCTGCTCGGTTAGAATGGCAAAGCGTTACCATGGTTGCAGAAAGCTCTACCTTGGCGGATGCCCTTTCCACTGCTATTTTTATCATGAATCGGCAAGAACTCATTCGTTTTTTGAAGAATTTTCCATCTTTAGGTGTGATTCTGGTTGCCCATACTGGTGAAATAATGATCAGTAAAAATTTAAAAGAAATTTTTCAAAAAACCAACCCAGAAATGTCTATAATATATATTGATTGAAAAAAAATATTTTAAAAAATAGGAGGGAAAGTATTATGGGTACGTTAGCAATTGTTCTTATCATTGTGGCTGTCATTTTGGTAATCATCTTTATTTTTGCCTCAGCAGGACTAAAAAAAGTAGGAAAGCTCAATATCGGAAAAATCGATCTTTCCAAATTGGCTGATGGAGTCTATCCAGGTGAATTTAAGGGATACCGGTGGTCGAATCAGGTAGAGGTAACAGTGAAAAATCACCAAATTGCCGGAATAAAAATTATCAAAGATATTGTCTTTGGATCGGGAGATATTTCCAAAAAGATCTTCGATCAGATTATTCAAAAGCAATCGTTGCAGATAGATACAGTATCAAGTGCAACAGTGACTAATAAAGCTTACCTAAAAGCAATAGAAAACGCATTGTTGAAAGGGAAATAGTAGGGTTGAGAAATTATAATTCTTAAATTCCTATTTGTAAAGGCTTAATTTATTTAATCCATTGCCATGTTGCTACACTAAATAAAGATCGGATTCAATAAATTGCCACCCTTACATTTTTAAAATCTTTTTGAGGGGCTTGATTTATCATGCCCATGGTTTTCAGGATAGACCCTCATGATGACTAGCAGCACCAGATGAGGATAGAATTATACACGTTCCCTGCTATTAATCACTGGTCACAGCATTCAAAAAACGGAATAATGAAGCCTTCATGAGAAAGAAACTGCTTAAAATAATGATATTTTAACCCCAACACTAAAAATAAAAGAATAATTCCTATATTTATGGGTATAATTTATCAGTTAGGATAGAATGCCAATTATTTTCAACCGAATATGTTAAAATAATTTAAATAAGTATATAGGAGGGCTAAATATTTATGAAACACAAAGGAATTTTTTTCATCACATTAATTTTAATGGTATTTTCGTTTTCGGTTATGGTTAGTGCCAAAGTAAGCCTGAGTGCTCTTTTTATGAAGCAAGCCGGCTATCAAGAAAGCGATATGATAGCCATGACAGATGAATTTTTAAAACAAAATCCAGATGTCGAAGTTAATTTAAACTTTGTATCCTACGAAGAACTCCACGATAAAATTGCCGTAGCTGCTGCCAGTGAATCGGGAGTATACGATGTCATTATTAGTGACTGTGTCTGGCCGGCGGAATTTGCAGAGGCAGGATGGATTATTGATGTTACTGATCGTTTAAAAGACGAAGACCGAGCCGACATCTTTCCAACCGTTCTGAATTCAGTGACCTATAAAGATAGAATTTATGGGATGCCCTGGCTCAATGATTGGCAGTATTTTTTTTATAACAAGAAAATGTTAAATGAAGTTGGTGCTTCAGTTCCTACTTTATGGCCCGAGGTGATTGAAACTTCCCAAAAAATGAAAGCCAATGGAATCATCGAATATCCAATTATTGATTCCTGGGGGCAAGGAGAGGTAGTAGTTGTTCAGTATTTGACCTATTTAAATGCCATGGGTGGGAAAGCCTTTGATGAAAATGGTTTGCCGATTTTAAACCAAGGAAAAGGCCTGGATGCCTTGAGCTATATGGTGGATAATTTAAAAGCTGGAATTTATAATCCAGCTTCAATTGAAAGTTTTAACGAAGAGGTACGGCGAATCTATTCTTCCGGTCAGGCAGCTTTTGGTCTGAACTGGATTTATATGTATAATTTATCAAATGATCCACAAGAGTCACAAATTGCCGGAGATTCTGAAATAGCATTAATACCCGGTTTTCCTGATGGGAACAAGAGTGCTTCCTGTAATGGTGGGATGGGTTTGAGCATAGTGAATACCTGCAAAAATCCAGATGTAGCATGGGATTATATAAGTTTCTTATGCAGTCGTGATATACAGAAAAAATACAGTGCCAACGCTCTTCCCATTTGGATATCCCTCTATGATGATCCAGAGTTAATCGCTCTTCAACCCAAAGCTATCCCTATTGCAAAGGAACAAATTCAGTATGTGTTTGATCGGCCACAACTTCCTTGGTATTCGCAATTTTCCCAATTGTTAGGAGAAGAGTTGCAATCAGCTATTACTGGAGCTAAGATTCCTCAGCAGGCACTTGATGATGCTGTTGCACGGATGAAAGAAATTCAAGAAAGATATTAGTCTATTGAATGCAACCTAAACAGCAGGGATTAATACTCCTGCTGTTTAGGTTGCAGATTGAATTAACTATGAAATCAAACCAGTACAACCGAAGAGAAGTCAGATTTGCCTGGCTATTAATCATTCCTGCTTTTATTTTTATTGGAATTATTATTTTTTATCCAATGGTGATGGCTTTCTATACCAGTCTTCATCAGGTTGACTTAACTCGAAAAGCCCAGGGAATGCCCTTTATTGGTTTTAAAAATTATATTGATATATTGAAAAGCAGCGGATTTTGGGCCTCAATTAACCGCACTGCATATTTTACCGTAGTATCTATTGCCATTGAAATGGTAATTGGTTTTTTAATTGCTCTTCTTCTAAACCAAAAATTTTGGGCACGAGGGATTCTCCGCAGTTTATTGTTGGTTCCATGGGCACTTCCGATTACCGTTGATGCTATTATGTGGAAATGGATATTTAATGCTAATTATGGAGCGTTTAATGCTCTACTCAAACAAATTGGTTTAATTGATTCTTACCGAGGTTGGTTAACTCGTCCGTGGAGTGCTATGCATTGCGTTATTGTAGCTGATGTATGGAAGATTACACCATTAGTTGCCCTGTTGCTTTTGGCAGGATTGCAAACCATACCTCGAGAAATGTATGAAGCTGCTACTGTTGATGGGGCGAGTTGGTGGAGAAGCCTTTTTTCCATTACCTTGCCTCTATTAAAACCTACGCTAACTGTAGTTTTGGTAATGCGTACCTTAGATGCCTTTCGAGTTTTCGATATCGTATATATTATGACTTCGGGCGGACCTGCCAATGCAACTAAAGTTATTTCCTTTATGACCTACCAAGAAGCTTTTAAATTTTTAAATTTTGGTCGTGGTTCTGCCTTGGCTTATCTCATTACTTTAATAGTGGCTCTTTTGGCTTATATTTATACCATCAACATCGGGAAACATATCGAATATTAAAAAAAGAGTATTTTATAATTCTTTTAAACGGATTTTATTCAGGAGTGAATAAATGATTGTTAAAAAGTATAAAATATACCGAACAATTGGTATCACCGTTGGGTCAATTATCTTAGTAGCAGGCTTATTAGCACCCTTAGTTTGGTTGTTGATATCGAGTGTTGCTGATTTAAAAGATTTGCTAAAAATTCCACTGCAATGGATACCGGAAAACATATCCTTTGAAAGATATTCAAAGATACTTTTTTCCCAGGGTTCTGAAAGTGAATTCCGGAAAACAATGATGAATAGTTTTGTGGTAGCTTCTGCAGTTACCATTATTTGTGTTTCAATTGGCTCGCTCTCGGCTTATGCTTTTTCACGACTCAGATTTCCTGGGAAAGATAAAATTTTATTTGTACTTCTCTTTTCATACATGCTTCCTCCAGTGGCCATCATTATCCCTATTTATCAAATATTTAGTCGATATAATTTGCTCGATACGAAAACAGCTTTAATACTGGTTTATTCTGCTATCATCACTCCTTTTGTGATTTGGATAATGCGAACTTATTTTGATAGTATTCCACGGGATTTGGAAGATGCAGCTAAAATTGATGGATGCACTTATTTAGGTATGTTATTTCGAATTATGATTCCTCTTTCAGCGCCAGGGATTGTAGCTACTCTCCTTTTGGCATTTTTAATGTCTTGGGAAGAGTTTTTTATGGCATTAATTATGACTTCATCGGTTGTATCAAAAACCATTCCCGTATCGATTGCTGAATTTTCCGGCCGCCATTCAATTGATTTTGGGATGATGGCTACCGGTGGAATATTAGCAGCAATTCCACCGGTTATAATTGCTTTGATTTTCCAAAAATATATCGTCGGTGGTTTACTATCCGGAGCAGTTAAGGGGTAGAAAGCATAATTAACATAATTGCCTGGTAGCGAAAAACCGCTCTAAAAAAATTTTGTTTTAATGAATGTGGACCTTCATGCTATAGTATGACGCCAGATGAAGATGAAAAGACCAATTGGGTAAGGGCGAGAGGTCGATACAAAGGGAATTTGTTTGCAACTGTATTTTCTGGATAGAGGTAATACTCGAATACGAAAACATCAATAGTGAAGTTTAAAAGAGGTTTGAAGTGTATTTTATCTTAAACTAAGCTTAGTCTTAGTTATCGACTTGAGACCGATCTAAGGAAGTCCCCGGTGTTTTAAGCCGGTAAGATGGAGAACAGGAACGCTAAAAAGGATTCCAGTACCGGGTTCATCAAGCCTTCCGGCTTCGATCAGTGCTTTTTGAATAGCTTCAACATGCTCTTTTTCGGTTAATATGATAATAACTTCTTTTGAGGATTCCACATGGAAACTTAAAAAATGCTTTATATCATTTTCGGCAGTGGTTCCTCGACCATAAAGTATAGTGGCGCCTTTAGCGCCAGCTTTTTTAGCCTTTTCTACCAGGTGGTCGGCTTTGCCTCGCTCAACCACAGCAAATATGGCGATGACATCCATTATGACACCTCATTTCATGCTTTAGTAATAATTCCAAGCATCAAAACCGCAATAATGGTTCCCAGGGAACTCAAACCGACAATTCCAAAACCATTGAGTAGTGGGTCGCTTCCTTCAACTACTCGGGATAAGCCAAGAGCAAGGGCAACGTTGATGGGAATATTTACCGGTCCGGTGGTGGCACTGGCGCAGTCGAATGCGATACCAACCATTTTTTCGGGAGCTAAATAAGCCAGGTACAAAGCAAATAATAAAAGGGGGATTACAATTTTAACAGTCGGTATATTGCTAACAATTTTAATAATACCTAGGGTTACTCCCAAGCCAAATCCGATAGCAATAGTATGCAAAAGGACTTTTTCTGGAATAGCTCCTACTGATACTTCTTCCACTTCTAAGACCAGAGTACGTAATGCTGGTTCTACCAGGGTTGCCCCGTAGCCAACCACAAATGCAAAGATTGAGATTAATAATTTATTGTCCAAGGTCACAATGTTTTGACCTACCGATTCACCAAGTGGAATTAGACTCATGGTAACTCCCTTAAGAAAGAGGAAGAGACCGACAATGGCAAGTACGATACCAGAAAAAAAAGTCTTAGGGTGAGCTAAGGGTTGTCTTAACACTACTACTTGGAAAAAAACCAATACGGAGACCACTGGGATAATACTTTTAACGATGTCAAAAATATCATGAAACAGATAGGTAATTCTCAACTTCAGTCCTCCCCAGGTGACAGTGATGAAATAAAAATTATAATGCCTGGTTAGTGATTATCTCATAGTATTTAATACAAAGACGGTTAGATACTTTCCATTTTTATAATAACACAGTACAAGAGTTCTAGTAAGGTTCATTTTAATGCCGTTGAATTTTAAAAATTA comes from Candidatus Atribacteria bacterium ADurb.Bin276 and encodes:
- a CDS encoding Tripartite ATP-independent periplasmic transporter (Tripartite ATP-independent periplasmic transporters, DctQ component), coding for MKRMGEYLMKAEEWIAKVSLFMMVILIFSSAIARLIKHPINWAVDLSTFFFAWACFLSADVAWRKNKLMSVEIFIKLFSEKSQRIFKIINYFIISTFLVYLIIWGVQLSYTTRFRTFVGMWGFSYTWVTLSIPIGSALLLATTLVKIKKALINTQ
- the yiaO gene encoding 2,3-diketo-L-gulonate-binding periplasmic protein YiaO precursor, coding for MWSGKKFFIFCVFVLVLFVISAPLQAAPKYTLKFNHVLAPNEPYHEGFLEWAKRVEERTNGEVKIEVFHSAQLGVEEDIIEQIRAGANIGQNTDSARLGNYVREISVMNAPYFANSLEEVEKLKDSPTIKAWLEKLENEFGLKVLSFMWVQGFRHFMTNKPIKSPDDLKGLRIRTPGAPIWQESVRALGATPVALSFGEMYSALQSKAIDGCELVYANIVGGNLYEVLKYSSETGHILLINFEVTSAKWFNSLPPEYQQIVVEECDKAGLETSRKIMEQLEEEHKQTCIEKGMEIVTDIDVKAFIKAGDKAYEALDLMDAKKTLFEEMGKTVE
- the ymdB gene encoding O-acetyl-ADP-ribose deacetylase, translating into MEVVYSQGNIQVVIGDITEETTDAIVNAANSTLLGGGGVDGAIHRKAGPKLKEECRTLGGCPTGKAKITKGYQLKAKYVIHTVGPVWKGGNVQEDELLASCYKNSLQIAQNYGIQSISFPAISTGVYGFPKKRAAEIAVKEVKKFLKEHPLLVRFVCFDQETAQVYLEVLKNSNPPTPSF
- a CDS encoding branched-chain alpha-keto acid dehydrogenase subunit E2, producing MTEEKKNKRFLTRGYRRDGTWLKDANPMHRLEPFIFKTRNGSCIYFREKLDITHTLEYLQERNLNRSPEKKFTLFHILMTAMVRTAILKPGINRFIAGKRIYQRNNMQISYLVKQEKTEAARMLAVKETFCSSDTLDQVAEKVLLSIERARHENAADSESLVKTFSKLPGWMISFVVAFLRWLDNFGLVPESITSSDPFYASAFVANIGSLGVNAPYHHLYEWGTVSLFVAMGKYAEELSLDQDGKLVKKTLVEITFTVDERIADGFYLARALQTFKQLMEHPEELEKPVEEGMHNDT
- the fadD gene encoding Long-chain-fatty-acid--CoA ligase produces the protein MIPNSDQSMAERLFTTAEMYPDMPALDYYGKQITYQHLQEKIQRLAMIWKNLGIEPGHRVIVCLPNIPEVVMTIYSLNMIGAVVCIVHPLSTAPEMSFYVQDTQSQWLITLDILYGNFRKAVEESDIKKTILTTVSGELPPIPRYLYYLKQGRKSPNYHGDRLIDWKTLIRNWLSPLKVFHHFSTDQPAVILFSGGTTGSPKGVLLSNQNMNALADQVLTQVNPQPGKDSTLCILPLFHGFGLGICLHSVLLGGGRCILIPRFSKKEFIDAIAKCKPTYIAGVPTHYEALINSEKLQKAQFSYLKGAFCGGDSVPLSLIKRFNDFMQSHGGIVSLREGYGLTECVTACSIMPEDIYKERSVGLPLPGNRFKIVRPQGIEEVPVGEVGEICINGPTVMLGYNNRPEETDRVLQKHKDGLIWLSTGDLGTLDQDGFLYFTGRMKRIIKCSGYAVYPSQVESVINSHPLVVESCVIGIPDEYTMSRVKAYVVIRGNVHSREKLAEEIKQSVAEQLIKWSVPTEITFLDSLPVTRMGKADYRALEAMERGEAII
- the apbE_2 gene encoding Thiamine biosynthesis lipoprotein ApbE precursor, producing MKCVEKYDFCMDTVVYQKVYGKNAEEAIDEATRKIRYLEGKLSFFQEESDIFQINIHAGKNWVKVSQDTIDVLQKAVEVSKSSNGAFDVTVGVLTDYWRQLKKNQKKPDKNQIQDLISLINYRNILINSEERLVKLIRFNQKIDLGGIGKGYAGEKVIDVYRDYSIQSGFINLGGNVVTIGKTHWKRSWIIGIRNPFSADGGIFGNLKVEEQAVVTSGGYERYYEIDGLKYHHILDPRTGFPARLEWQSVTMVAESSTLADALSTAIFIMNRQELIRFLKNFPSLGVILVAHTGEIMISKNLKEIFQKTNPEMSIIYID
- a CDS encoding FMN-binding domain protein, with translation MGTLAIVLIIVAVILVIIFIFASAGLKKVGKLNIGKIDLSKLADGVYPGEFKGYRWSNQVEVTVKNHQIAGIKIIKDIVFGSGDISKKIFDQIIQKQSLQIDTVSSATVTNKAYLKAIENALLKGK
- a CDS encoding putative ABC transporter-binding protein precursor translates to MKHKGIFFITLILMVFSFSVMVSAKVSLSALFMKQAGYQESDMIAMTDEFLKQNPDVEVNLNFVSYEELHDKIAVAAASESGVYDVIISDCVWPAEFAEAGWIIDVTDRLKDEDRADIFPTVLNSVTYKDRIYGMPWLNDWQYFFYNKKMLNEVGASVPTLWPEVIETSQKMKANGIIEYPIIDSWGQGEVVVVQYLTYLNAMGGKAFDENGLPILNQGKGLDALSYMVDNLKAGIYNPASIESFNEEVRRIYSSGQAAFGLNWIYMYNLSNDPQESQIAGDSEIALIPGFPDGNKSASCNGGMGLSIVNTCKNPDVAWDYISFLCSRDIQKKYSANALPIWISLYDDPELIALQPKAIPIAKEQIQYVFDRPQLPWYSQFSQLLGEELQSAITGAKIPQQALDDAVARMKEIQERY